One segment of Carya illinoinensis cultivar Pawnee chromosome 1, C.illinoinensisPawnee_v1, whole genome shotgun sequence DNA contains the following:
- the LOC122313957 gene encoding uncharacterized protein LOC122313957 produces MLGSIDCMHWKWKNCPAAWKGMYSGYIREPTIILEAVASYDLWIWHAFFGMPGSHNDINVLERSFIFTELAQGRAPLVNYTINGNDYTMGYYLADGIYPKWRTFVKTIPSPRGNKKKNFVKAQESARKDVERAFGVLQQRFAIIRGPSRMFKVKELTNIMKVCVILHNMIIEDERDDSESLNIEYDQLDDNLPELSRNHTTELTDFIQRHHDIRDSSAHHQLQEDLIEHQWVLYSQH; encoded by the coding sequence ATGCTGggaagcattgattgcatgcattggaagtggaaaaattgtcccgcagcttggaaaggtatgtactcAGGCTACATccgtgaaccaactattattttagaagcagttgcttcatatgatctctggatatggcatgcattttttggtatgcccggttcacataacgatattaatgtgctagagagatcttttatttttacggaACTTGCCCAAGGGCGTGCTCCTCTAGTCAATTACACTATCAATGGCAACGACTATACTATGGGCTATTACCTTGCGGacggtatttatcccaagtggcgaacttttgtgaagacgattccatcaccacgtgggaataagaagaaaaattttgtgaaagcacaagaatccgcaaggaaagatgtcgagcgtgcattcggggtacttcaacaacgatttgctatcattcgtGGACCTTCCCGAATGTTTAAAGTGAAGGAACTAACGAATATAATGAAAGTATGtgttattttacataatatgataattgaagacgagcgtgatgatagtgagagtctgaacattgaatatgatcaacttgatgataatCTCCCCGAATTGTCGCGCAATCATACAACTGAGCTTACGGACTTCATCCAGCGTCATCATGATATTAGGGACAGCTCGGCACATCATCAGCTtcaagaagatctaattgaacatcaatgggTTTTATATTCACAGCATTAG